The following are encoded in a window of Primulina eburnea isolate SZY01 chromosome 4, ASM2296580v1, whole genome shotgun sequence genomic DNA:
- the LOC140829785 gene encoding SHUGOSHIN 1-like, translating into MKVEKMDRRSSFGNMVRKKFSNITNSLPQPKPPVISEKSPLDSASAKEYIDHLVKEKMVLAKIVHEKNKVLELSGIEIQKLRTSLLMMRLHNWNLAQSNSQMLTELSLGREKLKAQQHDLVCKEALLKAKDLELKESETVGRENEFRKHRKSYNANRSMSSKSTQSLGGSPLSQPHAGHKQAVGSNRRCPRRRSASSGIQHEEPADILYDIDYNSQHHVSYRYYAIK; encoded by the exons ATGAAAGTGGAGAAgatggacagaagatcctcttTTGGAAATATGGTGAGAAAGAAATTTTCGAATATTACTAATTCTCTGCCCCAGCCTAAACCTCCTGTGATTTCCGAGAAATCGCCACTAGATTCTGCTTCTGCAAAGGAGTATATTGACCACTTGGTTAAG GAAAAAATGGTATTGGCGAAGATTGTTCATGAAAAAAA TAAAGTTCTTGAATTAAGTGGAATAGAGATTCAGAAACTAAGAACAAGTCTTCTGATGATGCGGTTGCATAACTGGAATCTTGCTCAATCGAACAGTCAAATGCTAACG GAGCTTAGTTTGGGCAGAGAAAAG CTAAAAGCACAGCAGCATGATCTTGTGTGTAAGGAAGCTCTTCTTAAGGCAAAGGACTTGGAACTCAAG GAATCTGAGACGGTGGGAAGAGAGAACGAATTTAGGAAGCATAGAAAATCATACAATGCCAACAGGAGCATGTCTTCAAAGAGTACTCAAT CTTTGGGCGGCTCGCCGTTATCTCAGCCACATGCTGGTCACAAGCAGGCAGTAGGAAGCAATAG GCGGTGTCCGAGGAGACGATCTGCTAGTTCAGGAATCCAACATGAAGAACCGGCTGATATTTTATATGATATAGACTACAACAGTCAACACCACGTTTCCTATCGCTACTATGCGATCAAATAG